The genomic region TACGACAAGCGGTACACGAACTGGGCCGGGCCGATCGCGATGGTGGTCGGGCTCGTGGTGTCGATCGGGCTCTTCGCCAACCAGGCCAAGTACACCGGGCCGGTGGCGGAGTCGAACCCGGCACTCGGCGACGTGACGCCGATCGTCGGGCTGGTGCTCGCGGCGATCGTCTACTACGCGATCCGGGTCGCCGCACTCCGCCGTACGCCGGTCTCCGCCTGACGTTCGCGTTGTCCGTCCGAGGGCCCCTTCCGCGGGAGGGGCCCTCGCGGTGTCCGGCTCGGCGAGATACCCCCGCAAATCGGGACACCGATAACTTTTGGTACATATGCTGTCACGGACTGCGAGCTTGGCGGGGGGCTGGCGTGGGTGACACGGTGCACGACGCAGCGCGTGCGGACATCGACTTCCGGGAGATGGTCGACGCCATCACCGACTTCGGCCTGATCCGGCTGGACGGGGACGGCCTGATCCAGGGTTGGTACGGCGCGATGAGCGACATCACCGGCTACGGTCCGGAGGAGGTCACTGGTCGCTCTGCGGGATTGCTGCACGCCGAGGGCGCTGAGGGTATCGGTGCCGAGCTCGCCGAGGCCCGGTCCGCCGGTCGGTACGTCACCGAAGGGTGGCGCGTGCGGAAGGACGGAGATCGGTTCTGGGCCGCCGTCACGCTCACTCCGCTCGGCGACGGCTACCTCAAGGTGGTCCGCGACCTCACCGAGCGCCGCGCGCAGGAACTCGCGTTGCGCAGCGTCGAGGAGACGATCAACAGCATCACCGAGTACGAGATCGTCCGACTGGACGCGGAGGGCATCGTCCAGTCGTGGAACCCGGGCGCCGAGCGCCTCCGGCAGTACACCGCGGCCGAGGTCGCCGGCCAACCGGTCTCGATGTTCTACTCGGAGGAGGAGGTCCGGCGCGGTGTCCCGGAGCGGGAGATGGCCGCGGCCGTGCGCGAGGGCCGGTTCGAGTCCGAGGGCTGGCGCCTGCGCCGCGACGGCAGCCGGTTCTGGGCCAACGACGTGCTCAGCCCGATCCGCAACCCCGAGGGCGACGTGGTGGGGTTCGTGAAGGTCTCCCGCGACCAGAGCGAGCGGCGGGAGGCCGAGCAGCTGGTCTCCCGGCAGCGGGACGAGATCCTCGAGCTGTCCACGCCGGTGATCCAGGTCTGGGACGACGTCCTCGTGCTGCCGGTCATCGGCACGCTGGACAGCGCCCGCGCCGCCAGGCTCACCGAGAATCTCCTGGAGCGGATCGCCCGTGACCAGGCCGAAGTCGTCATCCTCGACGTGAGCGGCGTGCCGGCCGTCGACACGGAGGTCGCCCAGCACCTGCTGAAAACCGTCGAGGCCGCCCGCCTGATGGGTAGCATCAGCGTGCTGTCCGGGGTCCGGCCGGAGACCGCGCAGGCCATCGTCCACCTGGGGATCGAGCTCGGCGCGCTCCGCTGCCGAAGCAACCTCAAGGACGCGCTGCAACTCGCGCTCCGGCTGGTCGGCGCATCGTTCGCTTCCGACAAGGCAGGCGTTGATGCCTGACGAGGTGCCGATCATGCGGATCGGCCGCAACCTACTGGTGACGCTCCAGGGCGACCTCGAGGACGCCATGGTCGAGCAGATCGAGCGGGTCGTCACCAACGAGGTGGCGCGCACGCAGGCGACCGGGATGCTGATCGACATCAGCGGCCTGACGCTGGTCGACTCGTTCGTCGCCCGGGTGATCGCCCGGCTGGTGGGCATGGTCCGGCTCCTCGGCGCGGAGACCACGGTCGTGGGCATGCAGCCTGCGGTCGCGATCACCCTCGTAGAGCTGGGGGTGTCGATGAAACACGTGCACACCGCACTCAACGCCGAGCAGGGGATGGCGCGTCTCCGGGGACTGCAGGATGAGCGTCTCGACTGACGGCAGCGTGCTCACGGTCACGATCGGCGCCGAGTCGGACCTGTTGCGAGTGCGCACGACACTTCGGTCGGAGTCACAGGCGGCCGGGCTCGGCCTGACGGCGGCCACCAAGTTCGTGACCGCAGGCAGTGAGCTGGCCCGGAACATCATTCGGTACGCCGTGCACGGTCAGGGCGAGGTCCTGATCGAGCCGCTGCAGCAGCAGGGCGGCCGGCGCGGGGTCCGGGCGACGTTCGTCGACGCCGGCCCCGGCATTACCGACCTGGACGCGGCGATGACCGACAACTTCACGACCGGGGGCGGCCTGGGGCTCGGGCTGCCCGGCAGCCGACGGCTGGTCGACGAGTTCTCCATCGACAGCGGCCCGAACCGGGGCACCACGGTGGTGATCACCCAATGGGCGCGGTAGCCGACGAGTCGATGGTCCGAAACCCGCACCATCGGCAGGTGGCGGTGGGCGACGACACCGCGGTCGGTGAGGCGCGGCGGATCGCCCGCAAGCTCGCCACCGACGTGGGTGCCGACGAACTCGGCGGCACCCGCGCGGAGTTGGTCGCCACCGAACTCGCCACGAACCTCCTGCGCCACGCGGACGCCGGCGGATGGATGCTGCTGCGGACCGTGCCGCCGAGCCGGGTGGAGATCCTCGCGGTCGACCGGGGGCCCGGTATCCGGGACCCGGCGGCGGCCCTGGCGGGCCGCGCACCGGCGCCGAAAGGCCTCGGCTGCGGGCTGGCGTCGGCCCGCCGAGCCTCGTGCCTGCTGGACCTGTACACCCGGGTCGGCTCCGGAACGGTGGTCCTGGGGTTGGTCGACGTCACCGACGCCGACGCGTCGGCGGAGCCCCGGCAGTGCGCCGGTGTCTCGATCGGGCTCTCCGAGGCCTGCGGCGACGGGTGGGCCGCGATCGAGGTGGACAGCCGGCTCGCGGTCGCGGTGGTGGACGGGATCGGACACGGCACGCCGGCGTCGGCCGCCACCGACGTCGTGCTGGACGCGTTCGGTCAGGCGCCCACCGAGCTGACGACGTTCACCAAGCGCGCCAACGAGGTCGCCCGGGGAACGCGGGGCGCCGTCGCCACCGTCTGCGTGCTGGACCCCGACACAGACAGCTTGTCCTGCGTGGCGGTCGGCAACGTCAACGGCCGGGTGCTCGCGGGCACCACCGAGAAGGGTCTGATCACGTTCAGCGGCAGCCTCGGGCTCGCGGCCCAGCCGCCGTCCGCGAAGATCCAAACCCACGACTGGCCGGCCGAGGCCACGCTGGTGCTCTGGACCGACGGCCTGCGCAGCCGGCTGGACCTGGCCGGCTATCCCGGGTTGTTCGCCCACGATCCGGCGGTGGTGGCGGCCGTGCTGCACCGGGACTACGGCCGGGGAACGGACGACGCCACCGTGGTCGTCGCCCGCCGGCCCGTGGCGACCGGGAACGGCCCCCGGTGAGCACCACCGGGAGCGGCGAAGCCACGGACATCGCCGCGCTCACCGCGGAGGTCGAGGCGCTGCGCGCGGAGCTGG from Cryptosporangium minutisporangium harbors:
- a CDS encoding ATP-binding protein, producing MSVSTDGSVLTVTIGAESDLLRVRTTLRSESQAAGLGLTAATKFVTAGSELARNIIRYAVHGQGEVLIEPLQQQGGRRGVRATFVDAGPGITDLDAAMTDNFTTGGGLGLGLPGSRRLVDEFSIDSGPNRGTTVVITQWAR
- a CDS encoding PAS domain S-box protein; translation: MGDTVHDAARADIDFREMVDAITDFGLIRLDGDGLIQGWYGAMSDITGYGPEEVTGRSAGLLHAEGAEGIGAELAEARSAGRYVTEGWRVRKDGDRFWAAVTLTPLGDGYLKVVRDLTERRAQELALRSVEETINSITEYEIVRLDAEGIVQSWNPGAERLRQYTAAEVAGQPVSMFYSEEEVRRGVPEREMAAAVREGRFESEGWRLRRDGSRFWANDVLSPIRNPEGDVVGFVKVSRDQSERREAEQLVSRQRDEILELSTPVIQVWDDVLVLPVIGTLDSARAARLTENLLERIARDQAEVVILDVSGVPAVDTEVAQHLLKTVEAARLMGSISVLSGVRPETAQAIVHLGIELGALRCRSNLKDALQLALRLVGASFASDKAGVDA
- a CDS encoding STAS domain-containing protein, with the translated sequence MPDEVPIMRIGRNLLVTLQGDLEDAMVEQIERVVTNEVARTQATGMLIDISGLTLVDSFVARVIARLVGMVRLLGAETTVVGMQPAVAITLVELGVSMKHVHTALNAEQGMARLRGLQDERLD
- a CDS encoding SpoIIE family protein phosphatase; protein product: MGAVADESMVRNPHHRQVAVGDDTAVGEARRIARKLATDVGADELGGTRAELVATELATNLLRHADAGGWMLLRTVPPSRVEILAVDRGPGIRDPAAALAGRAPAPKGLGCGLASARRASCLLDLYTRVGSGTVVLGLVDVTDADASAEPRQCAGVSIGLSEACGDGWAAIEVDSRLAVAVVDGIGHGTPASAATDVVLDAFGQAPTELTTFTKRANEVARGTRGAVATVCVLDPDTDSLSCVAVGNVNGRVLAGTTEKGLITFSGSLGLAAQPPSAKIQTHDWPAEATLVLWTDGLRSRLDLAGYPGLFAHDPAVVAAVLHRDYGRGTDDATVVVARRPVATGNGPR